GTGCTGCCCCATGCCCGCATCCTTCGCTACCTGGGAGGCGTTGATCGTATAGACCTTTAACTGGTGCTTTTGGACCTCTTGCTTCAGGGTATCTGGCAAGTGTTGCCAGGTGGCTACCGGACTGAAGGGGCTATTGAGCAGAAAGGTGGCTTGGGGTTGGACGGTACTGAGTAGATCAAACTTGTCGATAAATTCCCATTGGTGGCAGGCGACAAAGTTAGCCTGTGTCACCAAATAGGTGGAGCGAATCAAATCGGGGCCAAAGCGCAGGTGGGAAACGGTGACGGAGCCTGATTTTTTCGAGTCATAGACAAAATAGCCCTGGGCGTAGTTGTCAGTTTCTTCCCCAATGATTTTGATCGAGTTTTTGTTCGCACCAACGGTGCCATCGGAGCCGAGGCCATAGAAAAGGGCGCGCACCACCCGATCGGACTCGGTGGAGAAGCTGGGATCAAAGGCCAGGGAGGTATGGGTGACATCATCTTGAATGCCAATGGTGAAATGGCGTTTGGGATGCTCCACCGTCAGATGCTCATAGATAGCCTTGACCATGGCCGGGGTAAATTCCTTGGAAGAGAGACCATAGCGTCCGCCAATCACCCGCCGGATCAGGTGCTCCGATTCCATGAGAGCCGTGACCACATCCTGGTAGAGGGGTTCCCCAATACTCCCTGGTTCCTTGGTGCGATCCAATATAGCAATCGCCTGCACCGTCGGGGGTAAAGCCGCTACAAAGGCCTGCCCATCAAAGGGACGATAGAGTCGGACTTTTAAGACACCGACTTTCTCGCCTTGGGTAATTAAGGTGTCTACGGTTTCATGCACCGTTTCGCAACCCGAACCCATGAGGACAATCACCCGCTCTGCCGCTGGATCGCCGTGGTAATCAAACAAGTGATATTGGCGGCCAGTGAGCTGGGCAAAGGTATCCATGGCCCGTTGCACGATCGCCGCACAGGCAGTGTAATAGCCGTTCACGGCCTCTCGTGCTTGGAAATATACATCTGGGTTTTGGGCGGTGCCGCGAATCACCGGGTGATCGGGGGTGAGGGCACGGGCGCGATGGGCGGCGATCAAGTCGCTGGGAATCAAGTCTTTTAAGGTCTCATCCGCTAGCAGTGCCACTTTTTGGATTTCGTGGGAGGTGCGGAAGCCATCAAAAAAATGCAGGAAGGGGATGCGGGATTCTAAGGTGGCCAGAGTGGCGATCGCGGCGAAATCTTGGGCTTCCTGCACCGAGGCCGAGCAGAGCAGGGCACATCCCGTCGATCGCACCGCCATGACATCACTGTGATCCCCAAAAATGGAGAGAGCCTGGGTAGCCAGCGATCGAGCAGCGACATGGAAGACAACGGCTGTCAATTCCCCAGCAATTTTATACAAATTTGGGATCATTAATAACAATCCCTGGGAGGCTGTAAAGGTGGTGGCTACCGTCCCCGCTTGCAAAGCACCATGAATGGCTCCGGCAGCACCCCCTTCACTCTGCATTTCAAACACCGCTGGAACCGTGCCCCAGAGGTTGGGTTGATGGGATGCCGCCCAGGCATCGGCCCATTCCCCCATGGGAGAGGCGGGGGTAATGGGATAAATGGCAATCACTTCGCTCAATCGATAGGCAACCTGGGCGACGGCTTCATTGCCATCTAGGGTGGCGAAAGCTGGGGGTAGCATTGTAAATTCCTCGAAGAAACCTGACGGAAAATCAGCCATCAACAGACCATCTCAGCCCTGATGAGATCAGCGGATCTCTGGAGTTGAAAGCCAACCTTGGTGCAGACCCGTTGCATGATGGTGTTGTCAGGGAGGATATCTGCCGTGATCCGTTCCAGCCCTTCTGCCTTGCCAACCTGGACTAACCGGCGCAGCAGCTCTGTGCCCATGCCTTGAAGCTGGTAGCGATCGCTCACTAAAATCCCCAACTCAGCTTCATTGCGACCGTGGAACTTACTTAAACGCCCCACCCCTAGGACTTGTTTCTCACCTGTTTCCGGATCGAGGGCTTCGACAACCAAGGCCATTTCGCGATCGTAATCCACAAAGCAAATTCGGGTTAAGCGATCGTGGGCAACGCGGGTTTGCAGCTTAATCATGTGGCAGTAACGAAAGTAGACACTTTCTTCCGACAGGGTCTGATGGAACTGCACCATCAGCGGTTCATCCTCAGGACGAATCGGGCGAATGGTCACCGATAGACCTTGGGAAGTTTGCCATGGTGCGATGTATTGACTGGGGTAGGGGCGAATGGCGGGTTTGGGGAGTAACGCTAGATCAACGCTGGCCTCATAGAGCACCACCCTGGCATCCAAGGCAATCATTTGCTGCTCACTCACCAGCAGAGGATTGATATCCAGTTCCTTGATTTCTGGATGATTGGCGATCAGTTGACTGAACCGCACCAAGAGTTGCTCTAAGGCCACCAGGTCAACGGAGTGTCGTCCTCTCACCCCTTTGAGAGCTTCATAGATGCGGGTTTGTTCCATCATCCGCCGTGCCAGGGTGGTATTTAAGGGCGGCAATCCCAGGGAACGATCCTGAAAGATTTCAACCAACTGCCCCCCGGTGCCAAATAGTAACACCGAGCCAAACTGGGGATCGGGACTGCTGCCCAGAATCAGTTCATAGCCCTCCAGGGAAACCATGGGTTGCACCGTCACCCCGAGGAAGTCAGCCGCCGCCACCCCGCTTTGGATCTGTTGGTAGGCAATCCCCACCGCCTCGGCATTGGCGAGGTTCAGTTTCACGCCACCGACATCGGTTTTATGGGTAATGGTATAGGAGTGGAGTTTGAGGACGATGGGATAACCCAGTTGTTCCGCGATCTCAATCGCTTCATCTTGGGAGGCGGCGATCCGGGTAGGGACGGTGGGGATGTCATAGACCGCCAGGAGTTGCTTCGACTCAAACTCACTTAAGAGGGTGCGTCCAGCATTTCGAACCGTTTGCGGCAACTGACAGGCCTGATCGAAGCTACACTTCTCGTTAACCGCCAACACGGGGGTCTCATACAAAGCTTGCAGACTGTAGTGGTAACGCCACATCCAATTAAAGACTTGGGTGGCGGTGTCTGGATAGGGAAAGGTAAAAATACCCGCTTGGTTCAGCAGCAATTCCCCAGGAGCCACATCCTGACCGCCCATCCAGCAGGCCAACAAGGGTTTTCCCGGTATCTGAGCCGCAATAGCTTCGAGTTGCTCAGCGGTTTGGGTCGGGTCTGTCATCGATTGGGGAGTGAGAATTACCAACAACCCATCACTATTGGGATCTTGGGCGGCGATCGCCAGGGATTGGGCATAGCGTTCCGGGGTGGCATCCCCTAAGATATCAATCGGATTTTGGTGACTCCAGTGGGGCGGCAGGATTTGGTCTAGGGCGGTAATCGTCTCAGCTGCTAAGGGAGCCAACTCCCCACCCCCGCGGATCAACGCATCGGTAGCCAACACCCCCGGCCCCCCAGCATTGGTGAGGATGGTCAGGCGTTTGCCCTGGGGACGGGGTTGTTTGGCCAGGATTTCCGCCATATTGAACAGATCGTTGATATTATCAACGCGCAGAACTCCGCAGCGACGGAAGGCGGCATCTAAGACATCATCGCTCCCCGTCAACGCCCCCGTATGGGAGGCGGCGGCTTGGGCAGCGGCCTTGGTACGTCCGGCCTTTAAGACAATAATTGGCTTACTCAGCGCCACTTCTCGGGCGGCGGACAGGAACGATCGGGCATCCCCGATGGACTCCATGTAAATCACAATGCTGTGGGTTTCGGGGTCATCGCCGAGGTAATCAATCAAGTGACCCCAATTGACATCCAACATTGAGCCAATGGAGATAAAGGCACTAAAGCCCACATTCTCCCGATCGCTCCAGTCCAGAATCGAAGTACACAGCGCCCCACTTTGGCTAATAAACCCCACATGTCCACGGCGCGCCATGCGTCCGGCAAAGGTGGCGTTGAGGCCAGAGGTGGGACACATCAGCCCCAAACAGTTGGGGCCAATAATCCGCAGGTTGCCTTGGCGGGCCGCTGCCAGCACCTCCGCTTCCAGTTGGATACCACTGGCCCCAATTTCTTTAAACCCAGCCGAGAGAATAATGGCTGCTTTCACCCCCGCCAGGGCACATTCTCGAATCACGCCGGGAACAGACTGGGCGGGAACAGCAATCACCGCCAGTTCAACGGGTTCTGGAATCTCGGCGATCGCCGGATAGGATTTTATGCCCAAAACCTGGTGCCATTTGGGATTCACAGGAAACACCGTGCCCCCAAAGGGACTCCCAATTAAATTCCACAGTACGGTGCGACCGACACTCCCTGGCTTTTCTGTGGCCCCAATCACCGCCACGGTTTTAGGCGCAAAGAAGGGGGTCAGCGGCTGGCGATCGTAGCGCAGGATATTGTGGGCTGGATCGGCCTGGATGGAGAGCTTGGCGGCTGAATCAAGGGGATTGGAATGGGTAACTGTCATGGCACAAAGTAGCGTGAAACAGTAGAACCGATCAAAAATGACTATCTAAAACTCTTGGAATGAAGAATTCGATCACTTTTCATAGCATCACTCTATTTCTTGTTGATTCATGATCTAAATCAACTTGATTCTAATTCCAATTTTGACATAAATACATGACGGTTATCCGTCACATAGAGCACATGCTTTAGCCTATGCGTGGAGCATTCGAGATGCGTTAGATGTAAACATTTTTATCGTTTTCCATCTCTAGTTTTCGAGCCTCACATTCCAATGTTTCCCAGTTGAGAGTAGAAGCTGAGAGATGGTCAACTTACCTTGACTGATTGATTTTCCAAGAAAGGCGTACAATCCTCCTCCCAAGATCTGGCAAAATATACGGATTTTTTAACAAAAAAACCTAAAAAAATCCTCTAAGATGAGGGATTACGACGAAAAAACCGATGTAGCTGACTTTGTCAACCTTTATGTTGTTTATCAAGAAAAATATCAGTTTCTCAGATTGCTTCTCCTGGGTTGCAAGGATCTCCTGCTGATTATTTGTATAATCATGAGGAAAGAATGAATAGTGAGCATTATCCATTCAATCATCGAGAGCAAGGGGTAAAATATCCTTAGCTAGCTTATTTATTCTTTCGCTTTTGAGGAGCTGACTTCTTAACTATTTCTTTCGATTTTTGTTCAAGCGAAGGTATTTATTGAATCCCTTTTAGATACGTTTTGCGACGTTGATTTCTTGATGGGGCGTATAAAGTCTTTCCTGAGACCGTGGTCTATAAGAATAATGATTGTTCAGGTTTTTTAGAGACGTTCTCGCTCATCCGTTGTCCCCGCCGCATCAGTGCCAATCGCACCGTCAATTCCCAGGAGAGGACTGGATTATGATCGACACCGATTCCAGACCTGTTTTAGAACCATCTCGCTCCCAAGCATTTGTGCTTTGGTTTGATCAAGTAGGTCTTGCAGATATCCCATTGGTGGGAGGTAAAAACGCCTCCCTCGGTGAAATGATTCAGCAACTCCTGCCCCAAGGGGTGAATGTGCCCAATGGCTTTGCCACGACGGCCTTTGCCTACCGCTATTTCATTGCCCAAGCGGGGTTAGAGCCCCAACTCCGGCAAATTTTTGCCCACTTGGATGTGGAGGATATGCAAAACCTACGGCAGCGGGGGCAACAGGCGCGATCGCTGATTTTACATACCCCCTTCCCGAAGGAACTTGACCAAGCGATCGCCACTGCCTATGCCAAACTCTGTGAACTATACGGTGGCTGTCTACCCGAGGGTGATACCTTCGCCTCGACCCATCCCCAGATCGTCCAAGAGTGTCGATATAACACCGATGTAGCGGTGCGCTCCAGTGCCACGGCGGAGGACTTGCCTGATGCCAGCTTTGCCGGTCAGCAAGAAACCTATTTGAATGTCCATGGGGTGAAGCAGGTTTTAGAAGCCTGTCACAACTGTTTCGCTTCCATCTTTACCGATCGCGCCATTTCCTATCGCACGATTAAAGGCTTTGATCACTTGGATGTCTGCCTCTCGGTGGGGGTACAAAAGATGGTGCGCTCCGACTTAGCGGCCTCTGGGGTGATGTTCTCAATTGATACCGAAACCGGGTTTAAAAATGCCGCCTTGATCACCGCTGCCTATGGATTGGGTGAAAACGTGGTGCAGGGGGCGGTGAATCCTGATGAGTTCTTTGTATTTAAGCCAACCCTCAAACAGGGGTTTCGACCAATTCTCGGAAAACGCTTGGGCAGTAAGGCCATCAAGATGGTCTACGACATCGGGGGCTGCAAACTCACCAAAAACGTCCCCGTCCCGGATTCGGAACGGCATCAGTTTGCAATTACCGACGATGAAATTCTCACCTTGGCTGGTTGGGCCTGTGTGATTGAGGATCACTACTCAGCGGTGCGGGGCACCTACACCCCCATGGATATTGAGTGGGCAAAGGATGGGGAAACCGGACAACTCTTTATCGTTCAGGCTCGTCCGGAAACGGTGCAGTCGCAAAAAGCCGCCAATGTTTTACGGAGCTATCGCTTTGTCCCTGGGCATGAGCCTTCTCAACCGCCTTTAGTTTCAGGTCGAGCGGTGGGGGAACGCATGGGACAGGGGGCAGCCCAGATAATTTTGGATGTGCATCAAATTGCTGACTTCCGACCCGGAGAGGTGTTGGTGACCAATAAAACCGATCCGGACTGGGAACCAATTATGAAAAGAGCCAGTGCGATCGTTACCAACCAAGGGGGCCGTACCTGCCACGCCGCCATCATTGCCAGAGAATTAGGGATACCGGCGATCGTCGGCTGTGGCGATGCCACCAGTTTGATTCAATCTGGACAAGATGTCACCATTTCCTGTGCTGAGGGAGAAGCAGGTCAGGTTTATGCCGGACTGTGGCCCTTTGAAGTCATTGAAACGCAATTGAGTCAGTTACCCCGCACCCGCACCCAGATTTTGATCAATGTGGGCAATCCCGATGAAGCCCTCGGCTTAGCAGCTATTCCCTGCGATGGAGTGGGTTTGGCGCGGTTAGAGTTCATTATTGCCAACCAGATTCAGGCCCATCCCCTAGCCTTACTGAAGTTTGATCAGCTTACCGATCCCGCCGTTAAACAGGAAATTGCCAAGCTGACGGCTTTGTATCCCCACAAACCGGATTTCTTTGTGGAAAAACTGGCCCATGGAGTGGGGATGATTGCCGCTGCTTTCTATCCCCATCCAGTGATTGTGCGGATGTCGGACTTCAAAAGCAATGAGTATGCCAACCTTCTGGGAGGTCGCCAGTTTGAACCCCATGAAGAAAATCCAATGATTGGCTGGCGGGGCGCTTCCCGCTACTACGATCCCGCCTATCGTGAAGCCTTTGCCCTGGAATGCCAAGCGCTGAAACGGGTTCGGGAAGACATGGGGTTAACCAATGTGATTCCCATGATTCCCTTTTGTCGCACCCCAGCTGAAGGGCGGCGGGTTGTGGCTGAAATGGCGATGAATGGATTGCAACAGGGCGATCGCGGCTTGCAGGTCTATATGATGTGTGAAATTCCCAGTAACGTGATGCTGGCCGCAGAATTCAGCCAAGTCTTTGATGGCTTCTCGATTGGCTCCAATGACCTCACCCAGCTGACCCTGGGATTAGATCGGGATTCTGCTTTAGTGGCGCATATCTTTGATGAACGCAACGAAGCGGTACTGGCGATGGTAAAACAAGTGATTGCTGCCGCCAAAGCCCAAGGTCGCAAAATTGGGATCTGTGGCCAAGCCCCCAGTGACTATCCAGAATTTGCTCGGTTCTTGGTGCAACAAGGCATTGATTCCATCAGCCTCAATCCCGATTCCTTGATTAAGACCCACCTGGAAATTGCCCAAGTTGAAGCCAGTATGGGGGCGCTCCCTGTCCCTGTGACTTCAAGTTGACGCTGACTCTAGAGATTTAGTCCACGTTCCCACAGGCATCGCAACCTATGGACAGGACGATTCAATGGCTACCCCGTACTATCTGTGCCAGCTAGTTAATTATGATGCCTTCCTCCGCACCCCCAACCCAACAGAACCTGATAACTAAGGCTAAGCCCAAAGCCTCAACTTCAACCTCCTGTGCCATCGGCGATCCCCGCTTTAAGGCTCTGGATATGGCGATGAAGCGCTATCAACATAACCCGGATGCGCTGATTGAGGTTTTACACAAAGCCCAGGAATCCTTTGGCTACCTGGAAGCGGATGTCCTGACCCACGTTGCCCGAGGCTTACAACTTCCCCTCAGCCGTGTCTATGGGGTAGCCACGTTCT
This genomic stretch from Neosynechococcus sphagnicola sy1 harbors:
- the ppsA gene encoding phosphoenolpyruvate synthase, yielding MIDTDSRPVLEPSRSQAFVLWFDQVGLADIPLVGGKNASLGEMIQQLLPQGVNVPNGFATTAFAYRYFIAQAGLEPQLRQIFAHLDVEDMQNLRQRGQQARSLILHTPFPKELDQAIATAYAKLCELYGGCLPEGDTFASTHPQIVQECRYNTDVAVRSSATAEDLPDASFAGQQETYLNVHGVKQVLEACHNCFASIFTDRAISYRTIKGFDHLDVCLSVGVQKMVRSDLAASGVMFSIDTETGFKNAALITAAYGLGENVVQGAVNPDEFFVFKPTLKQGFRPILGKRLGSKAIKMVYDIGGCKLTKNVPVPDSERHQFAITDDEILTLAGWACVIEDHYSAVRGTYTPMDIEWAKDGETGQLFIVQARPETVQSQKAANVLRSYRFVPGHEPSQPPLVSGRAVGERMGQGAAQIILDVHQIADFRPGEVLVTNKTDPDWEPIMKRASAIVTNQGGRTCHAAIIARELGIPAIVGCGDATSLIQSGQDVTISCAEGEAGQVYAGLWPFEVIETQLSQLPRTRTQILINVGNPDEALGLAAIPCDGVGLARLEFIIANQIQAHPLALLKFDQLTDPAVKQEIAKLTALYPHKPDFFVEKLAHGVGMIAAAFYPHPVIVRMSDFKSNEYANLLGGRQFEPHEENPMIGWRGASRYYDPAYREAFALECQALKRVREDMGLTNVIPMIPFCRTPAEGRRVVAEMAMNGLQQGDRGLQVYMMCEIPSNVMLAAEFSQVFDGFSIGSNDLTQLTLGLDRDSALVAHIFDERNEAVLAMVKQVIAAAKAQGRKIGICGQAPSDYPEFARFLVQQGIDSISLNPDSLIKTHLEIAQVEASMGALPVPVTSS
- a CDS encoding bifunctional acetate--CoA ligase family protein/GNAT family N-acetyltransferase; the protein is MTVTHSNPLDSAAKLSIQADPAHNILRYDRQPLTPFFAPKTVAVIGATEKPGSVGRTVLWNLIGSPFGGTVFPVNPKWHQVLGIKSYPAIAEIPEPVELAVIAVPAQSVPGVIRECALAGVKAAIILSAGFKEIGASGIQLEAEVLAAARQGNLRIIGPNCLGLMCPTSGLNATFAGRMARRGHVGFISQSGALCTSILDWSDRENVGFSAFISIGSMLDVNWGHLIDYLGDDPETHSIVIYMESIGDARSFLSAAREVALSKPIIVLKAGRTKAAAQAAASHTGALTGSDDVLDAAFRRCGVLRVDNINDLFNMAEILAKQPRPQGKRLTILTNAGGPGVLATDALIRGGGELAPLAAETITALDQILPPHWSHQNPIDILGDATPERYAQSLAIAAQDPNSDGLLVILTPQSMTDPTQTAEQLEAIAAQIPGKPLLACWMGGQDVAPGELLLNQAGIFTFPYPDTATQVFNWMWRYHYSLQALYETPVLAVNEKCSFDQACQLPQTVRNAGRTLLSEFESKQLLAVYDIPTVPTRIAASQDEAIEIAEQLGYPIVLKLHSYTITHKTDVGGVKLNLANAEAVGIAYQQIQSGVAAADFLGVTVQPMVSLEGYELILGSSPDPQFGSVLLFGTGGQLVEIFQDRSLGLPPLNTTLARRMMEQTRIYEALKGVRGRHSVDLVALEQLLVRFSQLIANHPEIKELDINPLLVSEQQMIALDARVVLYEASVDLALLPKPAIRPYPSQYIAPWQTSQGLSVTIRPIRPEDEPLMVQFHQTLSEESVYFRYCHMIKLQTRVAHDRLTRICFVDYDREMALVVEALDPETGEKQVLGVGRLSKFHGRNEAELGILVSDRYQLQGMGTELLRRLVQVGKAEGLERITADILPDNTIMQRVCTKVGFQLQRSADLIRAEMVC